One part of the Nematostella vectensis chromosome 8, jaNemVect1.1, whole genome shotgun sequence genome encodes these proteins:
- the LOC125570075 gene encoding low-density lipoprotein receptor-related protein 5-like — MGVANGLLTGYRKACLVNITKNNRSLSLTNNKTYIWAIIMHRAILAIAVVFPFVGFVKSLVPSCSSPPCLFFSTSSRIKSLSLSNPSSSTTVIKSLSNANALAIDVREGLLFWSETQAIKSFNLISGQTKTIQYRPNSQVRGLAVDWESSLLYFTDFFYEEIGIVTYDGKRNKTLITAGVANPHGIAVDPSSGYMFWTDWGNKARIQRASLSGHNQTTLVDLQSSTQNYPHGIALDLAARRVYWIESATDQILSVDYDGHNERSVHSTYHDMHESDLVMVQSMLYWSDYYFDVIRKTDKASGMTTKVYSDSYLVKGLAVYDTGSQPQVFHESGQTTCKAGVHQCSYLCTLSPHGAQCACPDHQDLAVDQQTCNKENTGEYLLFADWRNLQHNNMDGTIRKISLTSSNPQPVALPIPTLKQPITVAYDVIEGYVYWSDDYYAHISRSTLNGSSISVLVRGLGSVRGLAVDSVGRNLYWTDKAANKIEVARLDGSYRKTLVYKNLARPTALTLDIGKGHLYWTSYGNFYNKPRLERLDMNGDNRVLIRQLPWDAAPDGMALEGNRIYWTDSSDSYYHSIQYISLQNPQSIFSLISSPTDHFVGLAIMSGDVYYTKTMSTFRTGSVVRTRENTKIELAWYMNNPEGLCAVNSSLLTNPGDNHSDDDTVSTLCKTNNGGCSHLCLLSPNGSKCACPNQMTLKPDGKTCFHQEFLAYAVSGSRSERGIFTHKINSDGSLGPSQQIPLNNLRKPYVIDYDHVTQFMYWTDVYHGHISRALIRGGAQEVLVSGLSSPKGIAVDVTGGNLYWSDEGLGQVEVAKLDGRFRRVLIGSLDSPMSLVVDVARGFLYFSCWGHNPKIQRTDMDGQNLKTVKTFYHVQPHGLAMDHAQNRIYWIDWYGGSLKYCDVSTLPCVAQTVLRGSWSRSPFGLAIIENYVYWTDTFAMSVNRADKLTGAGETTVVHVPSSGILRDLHVYYNSSAPPARRQLKGKWEDGEMRVILNIGCYRWHYRGAPWFY; from the exons ATGGGTGTTGCGAATGGTTTGTTGACGGGATATCGGAAG GCTTGTCTCGTCAACATCACGAAGAATAACCGTTCGCTCAGCCTAACAAACAACAAGACCTACATCTGGGCGATAATTATGCATAGAGCAATATTGGCGATAGCCGTGGTTTTTCCATTTGTTG GTTTTGTGAAGTCATTGGTCCCGTCATGCAGTTCGCCTCCCTGTCTGTTCTTCAGTACTTCATCGCGTATCAAGTCCTTGTCGCTTAGTAACCCCTCTTCATCGACCACTGTTATTAAAAGCCTGAGTAATGCGAACGCACTAGCGATAGACGTTAGGGAGGGGCTGTTGTTTTGGAGTGAGACTCAAGCGATCAAGAGCTTCAACCTGATAAGCGGACAAACCAAGACGATTCAATACAGACCGAACAGCCAG GTGCGCGGGCTGGCTGTGGACTGGGAGAGCTCGCTATTATACTTCACGGATTTTTTCTACGAGGAGATTGGTATCGTGACGTATGACGGCAAGCGCAATAAGACCCTGATCACCGCCGGTGTCGCCAACCCCCATGGGATTGCTGTGGACCCAAGCAGCGG TTACATGTTTTGGACAGACTGGGGCAACAAAGCGCGTATCCAAAGAGCCTCGCTTTCAGGCCATAACCAGACCACCCTAGTGGATTTGCAATCTTCTACACAGAACTACCCCCACGGGATAGCGCTTGACCTTGCCGCTAGGAGAGTGTACTGGATCGAGAGTGCGACAGATCAGATCCTGTCTGTTGACTACGACGGGCACAACGAGCGGTCAGTACACTCTACCTATCACGATATGCACGAGTCGGACCTGGTGATGGTACAATCAATGTTGTACTGGAGCGATTATTATTTCGATGTTATTCGCAAGACCGACAAGGCTTCTGGGATGACGACAAAAGTGTATTCTGACTCGTATCTTGTGAAGGGGCTTGCTGTTTATGACACAGGGAGCCAGCCACAAG TGTTTCATGAATCAGGTCAGACCACGTGCAAGGCCGGTGTACATCAATGTTCTTACCTCTGCACTCTTTCCCCACATGGAGCCCAGTGCGCATGTCCAGACCACCAGGACCTTGCCGTTGACCAACAAACTTGCAACAAAG AGAACACAGGAGAATACCTTCTCTTTGCCGACTGGCGCAACTTGCAACACAACAACATGGACGGAACGATTCGCAAAATCTCCCTCACTTCAAGCAACCCTCAACCCGTAGCCCTACCAATACCCACCCTCAAACAGCCAATCACAGTAGCCTATGACGTCATAGAGGGGTATGTCTACTGGTCGGATGACTATTATGCTCATATATCAAGAAGCACTTTGAATGGCTCGTCTATCAGCGTGTTGGTACGCGGTCTAGGGAGTGTGCGAGGTCTGGCTGTGGATTCTGTTGGAAGAAACCTGTATTGGACGGACAAGGCAGCGAATAAGATCGAGGTCGCCCGCCTTGATGGCTCGTATAGAAAGACTTTAGTCTATAAGAACCTGGCAAGACCGACCGCCCTGACTCTGGATATAGGGAAAGG TCATCTGTACTGGACGTCATACGGGAACTTCTACAACAAGCCTCGGCTGGAGAGACTGGACATGAATGGCGACAATCGCGTTCTCATCCGACAACTCCCTTGGGACGCGGCACCTGATGGAATGGCGCTAGAAGGAAATCGAATTTATTGGACAGACAGCTCAGACAGCTACTATCATAGTATTCAGTACATATCACTCCAGAATCCGCAGTCCATATTTTCCCTGATTTCCAGCCCCACTGATCACTTTGTTGGCCTGGCGATAATGTCAGGGGATGTCTACTATACGAAAACTATGTCAACATTCAGAACAGGATCAGTAGTCCGGACTCGTGAAAACACAAAGATCGAGCTTGCCTGGTACATGAATAATCCAGAGGGTTTGTGTGCAGTAAACTCCAGCCTTTTGACGAACCCAGGTGATAATCATAGCGATGATGATACTG TATCGACCTTGTGTAAAACAAACAACGGCGGGTGCAGTCATTTATGTTTGCTATCACCGAACGGCTCCAAGTGCGCATGCCCGAATCAAATGACCCTGAAACCTGATGGGAAGACAT GTTTCCACCAAGAATTCCTCGCTTATGCGGTCAGCGGTAGCCGAAGCGAACGCGGCATCTTTACCCATAAGATAAACTCCGATGGAAGTCTGGGACCTAGTCAACAGATCCCTCTCAATAACCTACGCAAGCCCTACGTCATCGACTACGACCACGTGACGCAGTTTATGTACTGGACTGATGTCTATCATGGGCACATCTCCAGGGCACTTATACGAGGAGGCGCACAAGAAGTACTCGTATCCGGGCTTTCTAGTCCAAAggggatagctgtggatgtgACGGGGGGGAATCTGTATTGGTCGGATGAAGGACTGGGGCAAGTGGAGGTTGCCAAGCTCGATGGGAGGTTTAGGAGGGTTCTGATTGGTAGTTTGGACTCGCCAATGTCTTTGGTAGTAGACGTTGCACGAGG GTTTCTTTACTTCTCGTGCTGGGGACACAATCCAAAAATCCAACGTACAGACATGGACGGACAGAACCTAAAGACCGTCAAGACTTTTTATCACGTCCAACCACATGGGCTCGCCATGGACCACGCCCAAAACCGGATCTACTGGATTGACTGGTATGGGGGTAGCCTTAAATACTGTGACGTCAGTACTCTGCCGTGTGTGGCTCAAACGGTACTCAGGGGAAGCTGGTCGAGAAGTCCGTTCGGACTGGCTATTATAGAGAACTATGTTTACTGGACGGATACGTTTGCGATGAGTGTGAACAGGGCGGACAAGCTGACTGGCGCAGGGGAGACGACCGTGGTGCATGTTCCATCATCCGGGATTTTACGAGACCTACACGTCTACTACAACAGTTCGGCACCACCAG